One segment of Palaemon carinicauda isolate YSFRI2023 chromosome 35, ASM3689809v2, whole genome shotgun sequence DNA contains the following:
- the LOC137627193 gene encoding ribosome-binding protein 1-like, producing the protein MTTRGRGRERRSARERERERRSARRRSVRGRGKERRTARGRGKERRTARGRGRDRRTARGRGKERRTARGRGRERRAGVHKAGGGKGGPHEAGGRKGEPHEAGGGKGEQECTKQGEGKEDRTRQGEGKEDRTRQGEGKESRSAQSRGRERRTARGREKERRTARGRGRERRAGVHEAVGGKGGPHEAGGRKGGPHEAGGGKGEQEYTKQWEGKEDPHEAGGRKGGPHEAGGGKGEQEYTKQWEGKEDRTRQGEGKEDRTRQGGGKGEQECTKQGEGKEDRTRQGEGKESRSAQSRGRERRAGVHEAGGGKGGPHEAGGGKGEQECTKQGEGKENRTREGEGEEDRTRQGKGKENRTREGEGEEDRTRGGVHRRGRGGVHEGGVYGGGGRRGGLHEGGGRRGGPHEGGGRRGGPHEGGGRRGGPHEAGGEIGGPHEAGGMKGGPHEAGGGKGEQKCTKQGEGKEDRTRQGEGKGDRTRQGRGRKGGPHEAGGGKGEQECTKQGEGKEDRTRQGDGEEDSTRQGPGEEDSTRRGEEEEDSTRRGEEEEDRTRQGEGNRGKGRGET; encoded by the exons ATGACCACACGAggcagggggagggagaggaggagtgcacgagagagggagagggagaggaggagtgCACGACGGAGGAGTGTacgggggagggggaaggagaggagGACCGCACgagggagggggaaggagaggaggaccgcacgaggcagggggaGAGATAGGAGgaccgcacgaggcagggggaaggaaaggaggaccgcacgaggcagggggaGGGAAAGGAGAGCAGGAGTGCACAAAGCAGGGGGAGGGAAAGGAGgaccgcacgaggcagggggaaggaaaggagaacCGCACGAGGCAGGGGGAGGGAAAGGAGAGCAGGAGTGCACAAAGCAGGGGGAGGGAAAGGAGgaccgcacgaggcagggggaaggaaaggaggaccGCACAAGGCAGGGGGAGGGAAAGGAGAGCAGGAGTGCACAAAGCAGGGGGAGGGAAAGGAGGACCGCACGAGGCAGGGAGAAGGAAAGGAGAACCGCACGAGGCAGGGGGAGGGAAAGGAGAGCAGGAGTGCACGAAGCAGTGGGAGGGAAAGGAGgaccgcacgaggcagggggaaggaaaggaggaccgcacgaggcagggggaGGGAAAGGAGAGCAGGAGTACACGAAGCAGTGGGAGGGAAAGGAGGACCCGCACGAggcagggggaaggaaaggaggaccgcacgaggcagggggaGGGAAAGGAGAGCAGGAGTACACGAAGCAGTGGGAGGGAAAGGAGgaccgcacgaggcagggggaaggaaaggaggaccGCACGAGGCAGGGGGGAGGGAAAGGAGAGCAGGAGTGCACGAAGCAGGGGGAGGGAAAGGAGGACCGCACGAGGCAGGGAGAGGGAAAGGAGAGCAGGAGTGCACAAAGCAGGGGGAGGGAAAGGAGAGCAGGAGTGCACGAAGCAGGGGGAGGGAAAGGAGgaccgcacgaggcagggggaGGGAAAGGAGAGCAGGAGTGCACAAAGCAGGGGGAGGGAAAGGAGAACCGCACgagggagggggaaggagaggagGACCGCACGAGGCAGGGGAAGGGAAAGGAGAACCGCACgagggagggggaaggagaggaggaccgcacgag AGGAGGAGTGcacaggagagggagaggaggagtgCACGAGGGAGGAGTGTacgggggagggggaaggagaggagGACTGCACgagggagggggaaggagaggagGACCGCACgagggagggggaaggagaggagGACCGCACgagggagggggaaggagaggaggaccgcacgaggcagggggaGAGATAGGAGgaccgcacgaggcagggggaatgaaaggaggaccgcacgaggcagggggaGGGAAAGGAGAGCAGAAGTGCACGAAGCAGGGGGAGGGAAAGGAGgaccgcacgaggcagggggaAGGAAAGGGGGACCGCACGAGGCAGGGGAGGGGAAGGAAAGGGGgaccgcacgaggcagggggaGGGAAAGGAGAGCAGGAGTGCACGAAGCAGGGGGAGGGAAAGGAGgaccgcacgaggcagggggaTGGAGAGGAGGATAGCACGAGGCAGGGGCCGGGAGAGGAGGACAGCACGAGGCggggagaggaagaggaggacaGCACGAGGCggggagaggaagaggaggaccgcacgaggcagggggaGGGGAACCGTGGAAAGGGAAGGGGCGAGACGTAA